One Megalops cyprinoides isolate fMegCyp1 chromosome 17, fMegCyp1.pri, whole genome shotgun sequence DNA window includes the following coding sequences:
- the chac1 gene encoding glutathione-specific gamma-glutamylcyclotransferase 1 has translation MKPQDILAEKTSLWIFGYGSLVWKPDFKYKKSKVGYIQGYKRRFWHGDNFHRGNDEMPGRVVTLVEDDDACTWGVAYEVTGSQIEESLKYLNVREAVLGGYITRAVEFVPRGAGDPPLLALVYIATADNPIYLGPASPEEIAAQITVSRGRAGHNIEYLLRLADFMRCQCPEVEDAHLFSIEAAALALVPYLLGSQQAVLAS, from the exons ATGAAGCCTCAAGACATCTTGGCAGAGAAGACCAGTCTGTGGATATTCGGGTACGGGTCACTTGTCTGGAAACCCGATTTCAAATACAAGAAGAGTAAAGTCGGCTATATCCAGGGATACAAGAGACGCTTCTGGCATGGGGACAATTTCCATCGGGGAAATGACGAAATG CCCGGTAGAGTGGTGACGCTGGTGGAAGACGATGAC GCATGCACATGGGGGGTGGCATATGAGGTGACCGGCTCCCAGATCGAGGAGTCCCTGAAGTACCTGAATGTGCGGGAGGCGGTGCTGGGGGGATACATCACCAGGGCAGTGGAGTTTGTCCCACGAGGGGCGGGAGACCCACCCCTCCTAGCCTTGGTCTATATCGCCACTGCCGACAACCCCATCTACCTGGGGCCTGCCAGCCCCGAGGAGATTGCCGCCCAGATCACCGTGAGCCGCGGCAGGGCCGGCCACAACATCGAGTACCTGCTCCGCCTGGCAGATTTCATGAGATGCCAGTGCCCTGAAGTGGAGGACGCCCACCTGTTTTCCATCGAGGCTGCCGCCCTGGCCCTGGTGCCCTACCTTTTGGGGTCCCAGCAGGCTGTGCTGGCGTCATGA